In one Tessaracoccus palaemonis genomic region, the following are encoded:
- the argF gene encoding ornithine carbamoyltransferase has protein sequence MSLLGRSFLKELDFTTDEWQGLLDLAAELKAERRERRETKRLEGKQVALLFEKTSTRTRCAFEVAMAHQGGTTTYLDPSGSQIGHKESAADTARVLGRWYDGIEYRGSGQDVVETLAAHAGVPVFNGLTDDWHPTQMLADQLTMIEHSDKPLNQIAFAFMGDARNNVGNSLLISGAMMGMDVRMVAPVSQHNAPEVVERARAIAETTGARITVTDDVAVGVKGCDFIYTDVWVSLGEPKEVWAERIALLRPYQVNAELLALTGNPDVKFMHCLPAFHDLGTSVGRDLKEQFGIEGVEVTDEVFESEASIVFDQAENRMHTIKAVLVATLAG, from the coding sequence ATGAGCCTGCTCGGCCGCAGCTTCCTCAAGGAACTCGACTTCACCACCGACGAATGGCAGGGTCTGCTCGACCTCGCAGCCGAGCTGAAGGCCGAGCGACGCGAGCGTCGCGAGACGAAGCGGCTCGAGGGGAAGCAGGTCGCGCTGCTGTTCGAGAAGACGTCGACGCGCACCCGGTGTGCCTTCGAGGTCGCCATGGCCCACCAGGGCGGCACCACCACCTACCTCGATCCGTCGGGCTCTCAGATCGGGCACAAGGAGTCGGCCGCCGACACCGCCCGCGTGCTCGGCCGCTGGTACGACGGCATCGAGTACCGCGGCTCCGGCCAGGACGTCGTCGAGACCCTCGCCGCCCACGCCGGCGTGCCCGTCTTCAACGGTCTGACCGACGACTGGCACCCCACGCAGATGCTCGCCGACCAGCTCACGATGATCGAGCACTCCGACAAGCCGCTGAACCAGATCGCCTTCGCGTTCATGGGCGACGCCCGCAACAACGTCGGCAACTCGCTGCTGATCTCCGGCGCCATGATGGGCATGGACGTGCGCATGGTCGCGCCGGTGTCGCAGCACAACGCCCCCGAGGTCGTCGAGCGGGCCCGCGCGATCGCGGAGACAACCGGCGCCCGCATCACCGTCACCGACGACGTCGCCGTCGGGGTCAAGGGCTGCGACTTCATCTACACCGACGTCTGGGTCTCCCTCGGTGAGCCCAAGGAGGTCTGGGCCGAGCGGATCGCGCTGCTGCGCCCGTACCAGGTCAACGCTGAACTCCTCGCGCTCACGGGCAACCCTGACGTGAAGTTCATGCACTGCCTGCCTGCGTTCCACGACCTCGGCACGTCCGTCGGCCGCGATCTCAAGGAGCAGTTCGGCATCGAGGGCGTCGAGGTCACCGACGAGGTGTTCGAATCGGAGGCGAGCATCGTCTTCGACCAGGCCGAGAACCGCATGCACACCATCAAGGCAGTTCTGGTCGCGACGCTGGCAGGCTGA
- a CDS encoding low molecular weight protein-tyrosine-phosphatase, whose translation MTKLVFVCWGNICRSPMAERVAEKLIDEQGLDVEVSSFGISDEEHGNPIDVRAVRVLRGAGYRADDHGARQVTAADLRDADLVIAVEPFQVARLRGLAPGVTVELLNDYNPEKKGEPLDDPWYGGPAGFESTLSDIEAAMPGILEAVTAEWDPATPA comes from the coding sequence ATGACAAAGCTGGTTTTCGTCTGCTGGGGCAACATCTGCCGCTCCCCGATGGCGGAGCGCGTCGCCGAGAAGCTCATCGACGAGCAGGGCCTCGACGTCGAGGTGTCCAGCTTCGGTATCTCCGACGAGGAGCACGGCAACCCCATCGACGTGCGGGCCGTCCGCGTACTGAGGGGCGCAGGCTACCGCGCCGACGACCACGGGGCTCGGCAGGTCACCGCGGCAGACCTCCGCGACGCCGATCTGGTGATCGCCGTCGAGCCGTTCCAGGTCGCACGGCTGCGCGGCCTGGCGCCCGGTGTCACCGTCGAACTGCTCAACGACTACAACCCGGAGAAGAAGGGCGAGCCCCTCGACGACCCCTGGTACGGCGGCCCGGCGGGCTTCGAGTCGACGCTGTCGGACATTGAGGCGGCCATGCCGGGGATCCTCGAGGCCGTCACGGCCGAGTGGGACCCGGCCACGCCTGCCTGA